Proteins encoded within one genomic window of Camelina sativa cultivar DH55 chromosome 19, Cs, whole genome shotgun sequence:
- the LOC104766648 gene encoding F-box protein At2g14290-like: MGTQNPRTWSKLPPDLLESIYNRLSFTDFHRTKLVCWNWNLSSKLTVPKKIRSPWLLLFPEDDENEEDGSGSVLLFNPEEEERTYRTKRDFSGTRFLANSGKWFLVIDSRFDLYIIDVFSETRIDLPHLEESLLDKEESEDLRGLLWVDEKTAEYVVVLFFNFPSGNVGFCKKGDDHYTKIPLHRGVPWRLEGLTDAVLLGYRLYIRTQLSYIRILDLSKQQGYEDVNKFEPFQVFSSTQDCSIAVTTRGEVLLVKSILDNTNIVSFSIFKDIDYNPQEEVDSLGDEALLLDLGISVPSITPNSIYFTRHSRIYRKEHLNLDICVFNLETKSLKRFSCLSSMNLKDARWFLPTT, encoded by the coding sequence ATGGGAACTCAAAATCCTCGTACCTGGTCGAAGCTCCCTCCTGATTTGCTGGAATCTATTTACAATCGACTAAGCTTTACTGATTTCCACCGCACCAAGCTCGTGTGTTGGAACTGGAATTTGAGTTCGAAGCTAACAGTTCCCAAGAAAATCAGATCTCCATGGCTGTTGCTGTTTCCTGAAGACGACGAAAACGAAGAAGATGGTTCTGGTTCTGTGCTGCTGTTCaatccagaagaagaagaaagaacttACAGAACAAAGAGAGACTTTTCAGGGACTCGATTCCTTGCAAACTCAGGTAAATGGTTCCTAGTGATAGATTCTCGATTCGATCTCTATATAATCGATGTGTTTAGCGAGACTAGGATCGATCTTCCCCATCTAGAAGAGTCTCTCTTAGATAAAGAGGAATCCGAAGATTTAAGGGGTCTTTTGTGGGTAGACGAGAAGACGGCAGAGTACGTTGTAgtcttgttcttcaacttccCTAGCGGTAATGTTGGCTTTTGCAAGAAAGGTGATGATCATTACACTAAAATCCCGCTGCATCGCGGAGTGCCATGGAGGTTAGAAGGCTTAACCGATGCGGTACTCTTGGGTTACCGTCTTTACATCCGCACGCAGCTTAGCTACATTCGGATCCTAGATTTGTCTAAACAACAAGGTTACGAGGATGTTAACAAGTTTGAACCATTCCAAGTGTTTTCTTCCACTCAAGACTGTAGCATTGCGGTTACAACAAGAGGAGAGGTTTTGCTGGTCAAGAGCATCCTCGACAATACTAACATTGTAAGCTTCTCCATCTTCAAGGATATAGACTACAATCCGCAAGAAGAGGTTGATTCTTTGGGTGATGAGGCCCTGCTTCTTGACTTGGGTATTTCCGTGCCTAGCATCACACCAAACTCCATCTATTTTACACGTCATAGTCGTATCTATCGCAAGGAGCACTTAAACCTGGACATTTGTGTGTTCAATCTCGAAACCAAGAGCCTCAAACGCTTCTCTTGTCTCTCCAGCATGAACCTCAAGGATGCTCGATGGTTTCTTCCGACCACTTGA
- the LOC104766647 gene encoding uncharacterized protein LOC104766647 yields MDLDTENRIASILLREAAGLRRQAEKDGVRAYLEKPNIRHRPNSRFLKATVPSVQQSNKAVETNEMWRVRKNEIKLEDVRLKRSEREESSSSHMKPNGSFLKRSLDKRCSSGDEKKVTCTSSNERWYSEDDGGLRDDEIETFLQSRKKRGRGSVGPMMDETGPYLPAEKGQLQSSDTGERKVVLGPVRPPSLRQGSEIEHGQRTRKEYTKKHSKKDKKKEKKRKRQALRKVFA; encoded by the exons ATGGATCTGGATACTGAGAATCGAATAGCTTCAATTCTATTAAGGGAAGCAGCAGGATTGAGAAGACAAGCTGAGAAAGATGGTGTTAGAGCATATCTTGAGAAGCCTAATATAAGGCATCGACCTAACTCAAGGTTTCTCAAAGCCACTGTTCCTAGTGTTCAGCAAT CAAACAAAGCGGTAGAAACAAATGAGATGTGGAGGGTTCGGAAGAATGAGATTAAGCTAGAAGATGTAAGACTCAAGAGGAGCGAAAGAGAGGAAAGCAGTAGTAGCCACATGAAGCCGAATGGTAGTTTCCTGAAAAGGAGTCTGGATAAGAGATGCAGCTCGGGTGATGAGAAAAAGGTTACGTGTACATCATCAAACGAGAGATGGTATTCAGAAGATGATGGAGGCTTACGAGATGATGAAATTGAGACTTTTCTCCAATCACG GAAAAAACGTGGCAGAGGCTCTGTCGGTCCTATGATGGATGAAACAGGCCCTTATCTTCCCGCCGAGAAGGGACAGTTGCAAAGTTCCGATACAGGAGAACGAAAGGTAGTTCTAGGCCCAGTGAGACCACCTTCACTGAGACAAGGCTCAGAGATTGAGCATGGTCAGAGAACAAGAAAGGAGTATACGAAGAAGCATAGTAAAAAggacaagaaaaaggaaaagaagagaaaacgaCAGGCACTAAGAAAGGTATTTGCATGA